In the Bicyclus anynana chromosome 6, ilBicAnyn1.1, whole genome shotgun sequence genome, one interval contains:
- the LOC112055670 gene encoding 39S ribosomal protein L27, mitochondrial, whose amino-acid sequence MSWNIILNSSKTKTPLVELVRNASKKTGGSTRNTNCKVRPKHRGWKVQDGHNVTAGHILATQLTTRFMPGLNVGFGRNGTLFAIEAGKVVVTCEKFDPNWEHTWVKRIYAGREEQTIFKKYFNVIPEPQHNRFKLIDEV is encoded by the exons atGTCGTggaatataattttaaactcTAGCAAAACGAAAACTCCACTAGTTG AGTTAGTTCGTAATGCAAGTAAAAAGACAGGAGGCAGTACAAGAAATACCAATTGTAAAGTGCGACCAAAGCATAGAGGATGGAAAGTGCAAGATGGTCATAATGTAACTGCTGGTCATATATTAGCGACACAACTTACTACAAGATTTATGCCTGGGCTGAAT GTGGGTTTTGGAAGGAATGGTACTCTGTTTGCGATTGAGGCCGGCAAGGTAGTAGTCACCTGTGAAAAATTTGACCCCAACTGGGAACACACATGGGTCAAAAGAATTTATGCGGGAAGGGAGGAGCAaaccatatttaaaaagtatttcaatGTTATACCAGAACCACAGCATAATAGGTTTAAGTTGATTGATGAAGTTTAG